The window AAATTGCTGGATTAGAACATTTAAGAGAATTACAGCCTAAACTGGATGAACTGCAGAAACTCctaagcagaaaggaagaagaaggtaGATGCCTTTCTGGACAGCTTAGTGAGAAACAAGAGGCGCTTACAAAAGTACAGACAGAGATAATGGAACAAGAGGATTTAATCAAGGCTCTTCATACACAGCTGGAAATGCAAGCCAAAGAACATGATGAGAAGATAAAGCAGTTACAGGTGGAACTTTGTGAAATGAAGCAAAAGCCAGAGGAGATTggagaagaaagcaaagcaaagcaacaaATACAGAGGAAACTGCAAGCTGCCCTTATTTCCCGAAAAGAAGcactaaaagaaaacagaagtctcCAAGAGGAGTTGTCTTTGGCCAGAGAAACCATAGAACATCTCACTAAGTCTCTGGCAGATGTAGAAAGCCAAGTTTCtgctcaaaataaagaaaaagatacattctTAGGAAAGTTAGCTCTTCttcaagaagaaagagacaagctcattacagaaatggacagatcttTAATGGAAAATCAAAGTCTCAATGGCTCTTGTGAAAGTCTGAAATTAGCTCTGGAGGATCTTACTGAAGACAAGGAAAACTTAGTGAAGGAAGTTGAATCTTTGAAATGTTCTAAGATTGCAGAAAGTGCTGAGTGGCAAGAGAAACACAAAGAGTTACAAAAAGAGTATGAAATTCTTCTGCAGTCCTATGAGAATGTTAGTAATGAGGCAGAAAGGATTCAGCATGTTGTGGAAACTGTGAGGCAAGAAAAGCAAGAACTATATGGCAAATTGAGAAGCACAGAAGCAaacaagaaagagacagaaaagcaatTACAGGAAGCTGAACAGGAaatggaggaaatgaaagaaaagatgagaaagtttGCTAAATCTAAACAGCAGAAAATCCTAGAATTGGAAGAAGAGAATGACCGGCTTAGAGCAGAGGTGCATTCTGGAGGAGGTACCTCAAATGATGATGTGGAAGCACTTCTTTCTTCCAATTCCAACTTGAAAGAGGAACTGGAAAGGGTCAAAACAGAGTATAAAACCCTTTCTAAGGAGTTTGGGGCTTTAATGGCTGAGAAGGACTCTCTATGTGAAGAGGTTCGAGATTTAAAGCATCAGGTTGAAGGTACTGTATCCAAACAAGCTAACCTGGAGGCCACTGAGAAACATAACCAAAGGGATACCATTGAAGGGGCAACACAGTCTGTCCTAGGTGAGACTAATGAGTCTCTGAACATGAGCACAAGGCCTGAATATTCAGAATCTATTCTGTCAGAGAAGAGTGACAAGAAGCCTGATGAAAATGAGAATGTCAGTTCACATGATGAAATTAGTAACTACCTGCAGCATATTGATCAGCTCAAAGAAAGAATTGATGAAttagaggaagagaagcaaaaagaaagagaatttagcCAGACTttacaaaatgagagaaatgcCTTACAGAGTCAAATATCAACAAAGGATGGTGAACTAAAAGTGCTTCAGGAAGAAATAACCAGAATAAATCTATCAAATCAGCAAATGCAAGAAGAACTTGCCAGAGTTACCAAGCTAAAAGAgacagcagaagaagagaaagatgattTGGAAGAGAGGCTTATGAATCAATTAGCAGAACTTAATGGAAGCATTGGGAATTACTATCAGGATGTTACAGATGCCCAAATAAAAAATGAGCTACTGGAATCCGAAATGCAGAACCTTAAGAAGTGTGTGAGTGAattggaagaagaaaagcagcagTTAGTCAAGGAGAAAACTAAGGTGGAATCAGAAATACGAAAGGAATATATGGAGAAAATACAAGGTGCTCAGAAGGAACCTGGCAATAAAAGTCATGCAAAGGAACTTCAGGagctgttaaaagaaaaacaacaagaaGTAAAGCAGCTGCAGAAGGACTGCATCAGGTATCAAGAGAAAATTAGTGCTCTGGAGAGAACTGTAAAGGCCCTAGAGTTTGTTCAAACAGAATCCCAAAAAGATTTGGAAATAACCAAAGAAAATCTAGCTCAAGCCAATGAACACTGCAAGAAGGCAGAAACAGAATTGGCTAGCTTCAAAGTACTGTTAGATGACACTCAAAGTGAAGCAGCAAGGGTCCTAGCAGACAATCTCAAGTTGAAAAAGGAACTTCAGTCCAACAAAGAATCAGTTAAAagccaaatgaaacaaaaagatgaagatCTGGAGCGGAGACTGGAGCAGGTAGAAGAGAAACACCTGAAAGAGAAGAAGAACATGCAAGAGAAACTGGATGCTTTGCGTAGAGAAAAAGTCCACTTGGAGGAGACATTTGGAGAGATTCAGATTACTTTGAACAAGAAAGACAATGAAGTTAAGCAACTTCAGGAAAACCTTGATAGTACTGTGGCCCAGCTTGCAGCTTTCACTAAGAGCATGTCTTCCCTCCAGGATGATCGAGACAGGGTGATAGATGAAGCCAAGAAGTGGGAGAGGAAATTCAGTGATGCTATTCAAacgaaagaagaagaaattagacTCAAAGAGGAGAATTGCAGTGTTCTAAAGGATCAACTTAGGCAGATGTCAATCCATATGGAAGAACTGAAGATCAACATTTCCAGGTAAATGGATATGTTTTATGCTCTTCTAAATGTAACTGAAGACAAAGTCACTGTTTAAACTATTTCTATTCCCTTTGATATTATGGGACTCATTTTGGCTTAGATTTCTCTAGAAGCTACATTCTCTttcacttctgtgtgtgtgtgtgtatgtgagagagagagagagagagagagagagtgatactTGGCTTGTATTAAGGTGAAATACTGCTGTCtgcttctctttccatctttctattGAGAGATCTCTTTGATTTCTcccttttgtttcatttacatttccactGCCTTTGTCTACATTTCTACTCTGTTACTCCCAAATGATTGCTTTAGACTCCTAAATgatctcctcttttctcttcctgtgtttCATATCAATTCATACTGCATATACCTGTTAGagttattttcttctaatgtcaATTTTATGTCACTTTTCAAGCTCAGGAACTAACACTTGGTATTCCTCCACTTTTAATAggatttttcttctctgagagaTTTCCTCATTGTCTGTCATACCAAGATGATTCCTTTAAGAAGCTAGACATTAGCTTGTCTGGAGCAAAGTAAagcaaaataggagaaaatagtgCTTTCAAGAGTGTGCAAAGTCATGCcactaaaatgaacatattttggAGTTTATGACTGAAATACCCTTAGGTACAATATACCTTTAATACAGAGCATTCAGTAGAACTAATATTTCTCCATTAAAAGGTAGAGCACTTTGAATTATGAATACTGATTCATGTGTAGGTCTGAGTACATGTTGCTGTATGTGTTCCTTAGGCATCAGGTAGTTTTTCTTTGAAATCTGTAATTAATGACCTTCTTTTTTTACAGGCTTGAACATGATAAGCAGATTTGGGAGTCTAAGGCCCAGACAGAGGTCCAGCTTCAACAAAGGGTCTGTGATACTCTGCAGGGGGAAAACAAAGAACTTTTGTCCCAGCTAGAAGAGACTCGGCATCTGTACCACAGTTCTCAGAATGAATTAGCTAAGTTGGAATCAGAACTTAAGATTCTCAGAGACCAGTCAACTGATTTAAacaattctttagaaaaatgtaaggaaaataaagagaatttggAAGGGATCATAAAGCAGCAAGAGGCTGACATCCAGAATTGTAAGTTCAGTTATGAACAGCTAGAGACTGATCTTCAGGCCTCCAGACAACTGACCAGTAAACTACATGAAGAAATAAGCATGAAGGAGCAGAAGATTATAAGCCTGCTTTCTGCCAAGGAACAGGAAATCCAAGTAGCTGTTGCTGAACTGCATCAGCaacataataaagaaattaaagaattggAAAACCTATTgtcccaggaggaagaggagaatatTGTCTTAGAAGAGGAGAACAAAAAGGCTGTTGACAAAACCAACAAGCTTATGGAAACACTGAAAACcatcaaaaaggaaaacttgCAGCAGAAGGCTCAGTTGAATTCCTTCATTAAATCCATGTCTTCTCTCCAGGATGACCGAGACCGCATAGTAGGTGACTACCAACAGCTGGAAGAGCGACATCTCTCTGTCATCTTGGAAAAAGATCAACTCATCCAAGAAGCTGCTGCTGAgaataacaaacttaaagaagaaattcGATGCTTGAGAAGTCATATGGATGATCTCAATTCTGAGAATGCCAAACTAGATGCAGAACTGATCCAGTATAGAGAAGACCTAAACCAAGTGATATCAAGAAAGGACTGCCAGCAAAAGCAACTCCTTGAAGCCCAACTTCAGCAGAATAAGGAGCTGAAAAGTGAATGTGCTAAATTGGAAGGGAAGCTAAAGGAGTCTGAGGAAGCAGAGGCGGATCTGCGGAGGTCTACTCTTGCTCTAGAGGAGGAGAAACAAGGTTTGTCTAGAGAGATTGAGAGCTTGAACACGTCTATATCCCAACTAAAGAGACAGTTGGCAGCCTTGCAAGAAGAAGGAACTTTAGGGATATTTCAGGCcgagttaaaagtaaaagaagaagaagtacaGAAGTTGAGTACTACCCTTTCCTCCTCTCAGAAGAGAATTACAGAACTGGAAAAGGAGTTGGTTTGTGTTCAAAAGGAAGCTGCCAAGAAAGTAGGTGAAATTGAAGATAAACTGAAGAAAGAATTAAAGCATCTTCACCATGATGCCGGGATAATGCGAAATGAAACAGAAACCGCAGAAGAGAGAGTGGCAGAGCTAGCAAGAGATCTAGTGGAGATGGAACAGAAATTACTCACagtcaccaaagaaaataaagatctcaCAGCACAAATCCAGTCTTTTGGAAGGTCTATGAATTCCCTACAGAATAGCAGAGATCATGCCAATGAGGAGCTTGatgaactgaaaaagaaatatgatgcCAGTCTCAAGGAGCTGGCACAGCTGAGAGAGGAACAGGGCCTCttgagcagggagagagatgcTCTTGTTTCTAAAGCTGCCCTTTCAACGAACTCCACTGAGGATAGCAGCTTGCCTCACcttgagaaacttaaccaacAGCTTTTGTCCAAAGATAAGCAACTGCTTCACTTGTCCTCACAACTAGAGGATTCTTACAATCAAGTGCAGTCCTTTTCCAAGGCTATGGCCAGTCTACAGAATGAGAGAGATCATCTGTTGAATGAACTGCAGAAATTCCGCAAGTCAGAGGAGGGAAAGCAGAGGTCTGCAGCCCAGCCTGCAACCAGCCCCGCTGAAGTCCTGAGTTTAAAAAAAGCGATGTCATCACTCCAAAATGACAGAGACCGACTAGTGAGTGTCTGATTCTCTTTCTGatcttttttgagagtttttgagcctttctttgtaattttcatctccacaggaaaaaaagaggCCCACAGTCTTACACATATTATCTGGGCACTCTAGGACAGAATTATCCATTTCACAGGTTCTGTGTGGTCTTAGAGATGCACAGacattatttaaattactttaaatctgccattctatttaaaaacaattacaaatttTCTTAGCACAAAACTGTCCATTGGTTATAAAAGAAGAGATGGAgcctattttttatatattaagcaCACACATAAATGTTTCCAGAATTTGTCATAGTTGAACTGAATGAAGGCATAGGGATCATTCAGTGCCTTCTTATGGTGACAGTTTAGCAATAGGTCATCTAGTAGAATTAAAGGTAGAGAGGACTCAGTTCATTTCATACTTAAATATAACTCAATCCTAATTTGTCacaaaaaagttaatgaaaaggGTTAATTTAAGTTTAATATTCAACTTTTTTTCAATCTGAGAGAAAGCTAAGGAGAATCTCTAATACTAAAATTTTGCTGCTTTTAGCAGGATCCAGTAGTTTAATCCaggtcttttttcttaaaaacttccAGGTAATCCAGATTCAGAGGCAAAAATTGGAACTATATAAGCCAAGCCAGGTTCTGCTTGTGATATTACTGTCTTCAGTTTCATGACAGTTTTTAACTCTGTCAAGACCATGTGCTTAGGTCACATAAGAAATAAACTGAGCTACAAAAGGCtggattttccattttaaaaagtgaccagTGTCCAAATATGAAAACTCTAGTTTTTAAGATTAGCCTGAGTAAAAAGGTCAtttcccttatctgtaaagtcttgttctaatttttcttgttctttgtagGTAATGTGTTCTTCATTCATACTACATTTAATATCCAGCATTTATAGATAAgataattttttcacttttgtaatCTGAACAAAGCCCCTCTTTTCAGCTATTCTTTTGACAGCAATACAATGTATAcatgtttgttaatattttaaaaatagtttcagttCAGTGGACTTTGTCCTAGGAGATTAAACTTTTTTCATTGCTTTCAATATACAAATGTGAAAGGTTTTCGTCAAGACAGTATCTATGTCAAAGCTGTAGCTTATAGCACCCAGGACTTGATTATCTTTGAAGTCAAAATCTTTTTTCCTGGAAGCTATTATGTTAGATTCTTAATTGACAAGGTTTCATTTAATGAATTGCTCTACTTATCTATTGTAAACACTGGGAACTAACCGTGCCATCTCACAATGCTTTCTACCTTTCAGTTCCCATTCCACATTTTTGTCTGTTGGATATTTACAAGCCAagtcagcattttttaatttccacatttctATAACTCATAGTAGTGTTCTTTTGTTCCCTAAGGCTCATAGCTATCCatgattttacttcatttaatcatTGAGATCCGTCACTATCTTCACAGTAGGCCTCAAAtatatctttttcctttccatcatCAACATCTTAAAATAAGTTCTTAGCACTGTACACTTAACTGTTGTGATACTGCTTCTTCCAGTTTGTCACCTCTCCAGTATATTTTATGTACCGTCACTGAATAAATCTGCATCTCTCCTTTCTTTACTGTACTgctcaaaaatctttaaaagttgtATTACTCTAGCATAGGCTTAGGATTCAAACCTCTTAGTCTGACATTTGTCACCCTATATCTTGTTCAGATCCTTCTTTCCAGCCTTCCTTGTTACTGCTCCACGGCTTATAATCTTCATTGCAGCCAAACTGAACTCCTCATTATGCAATAATCGTATCTAGTACTTCCATATTACCATCCTCTGAACCAAAAtgttctcttaattttcttttgttgggCAAATATTTCCCACTATTTAAACATCACCCTGGAGCTCAAATTGTCTGGTTATatggacaagagaaaaaataaatgaaagtgtttAGTACTCTTGCTTTTGTttaactaaaatgtttttaatttattttgaaagagagaaagagcatgtggggagggacagaaagagacagagagaatcccaagaaggctgtgcgcggtcagcacagagcaagatgcAGGGCCCTATCTtaggaaccgtgaaatcatgacctgagctgaaatcaagagtcagatgcttaatggactgagtgacccaggtgcccctagtgtttttgcttttaaggGCATAATCACTCTATTACCTATTACCTTCTGTTTGTACTTCTCTAGTACTTTGATTTGCCCCATATTGTCttgatgtatatatgtgtatgtgtctgtgtgttttttctgtgcatttaatATTTCCCTGATTAGACTCCAAACTCCTGGTGTCATGTCTTATACTTGTATGTATTTCCTATGATTTTTAGCATGTGGTAATTAACTATATGGTAGATAATCAACATAATTGGGGTCATTCTCTATTTTTGTGGTTGTTActgaaaacactattttttctattttgtgaaaCTGTCATGTATAGGAATTATGGAAACATTTGAGACTGAGGCTTTTATATCTGCCATGAACAAATCCTAAAGCCTAGGCAGGGTTATAAATCACATGAAGGCCTGACAATCTGACTGGGTGATACTACAAATGAGGCCCACTGCAGTCTCCTGAGGCACTTCTGCATACTCTTTTTCCACATATTTTGTTCTCAGTCTGTGTCATGGGCATTGAAGTGTCTAATCTCTCAGTCACTGGCTGCATGTACGATAGTTATGGGAGCTATCTCTTAACCACTATCAGTTTAAACATAGCTTAGGTTAGCAGTTTATTACCTCTGTCTGTACCATATGCCTTTTCCCTCAGGACGCTCCAGAAATGATTTAGATCTGAGAGGGATTTAACTTTCTTTGGTTCTCTTCTTAGTTATTCAAGGGGAAGTCTGAGGGTCCAAGTGGCAGAGAATTAGCTCTGAGGATTCTACTACAATGTCACAAACAGTTCTGAAAACATTCCAGAGTTTTCATATCTATCTGAACTTCCTTAGGACTTTCCCATAATCAAAAAAGTAATTAGACAAGTTTTACCTAAAGGGAAGAGAGCAAATCTCCAGAACtgcttttatttatctatattcatttcattcttttaattattttcagattccAATGTAATTAATGTCCCTTAGTtccaggtatacaatatagtgatttcagcaattctatacattgttCAGTGCTCATTAGGATAAGTGGTCTCTTAATCcacttcacctatttcacccatcccccattccccacactcctcccctctggtaaccatcagctctctatagttaagagtctgctttcttgcctcttttttcctttgcctatctgttttgtttcctaaattccacatatgactaaaataatatggaatttgtctttctctgactgattgatttcacttagcattatacactctagacccatccatgttgtaaatgggTTGCAAATTATTGATTTATTGACCACTTAGACTGCTTCTATATTTTACCTATTGTaaatattgctgctataaacatacagatgcatatatctttttgaattagtatttttgcattctttgggtaaatatccaatagtagaattactaggtcatatggtaattgtattcttaattttttgagggaattccatattgttttccatagtagatgccaccagtttgcattcctacctgtggtgcatgaaggttcctttttctccatatcgtcaccaacacttgttctttcttgtgcttttcattttagccattctgacaggtatcttattgtggttttgatttgcatttctctgataattagtgatgctgagcatcttttcatgtatctgttggccatatgcatgtcttttttggaaaaatatctgttcatatcttctgcccttttaaaaattggattatttggtttttttgggtgttgttttataggttctttatatattttgaatattaacccctttgtggatatgtcatttacaaatactttctcccaattagtaggttgtcttttttgttggttttttcctttgttctctagaagctttttattttcttatagccCCAATGGTttatattgcttttgtttcctttgcttcaggagacatatctagaaaaattgtTGCTAGGgccaaagaaattactgcctgtgctctcttctaggatttttatggtttccggTTCTCACAATTAAGTCTTAAAttgattttggatttattttggtttatgatataagaaagtggtccagtttcattcttttgcatgtagctgtctagttttcctagcaccatatgttgaagagactgtcttttgccttatttattgtagattaattgaccatataatcatgggtttgtttctgggctttgtgttctttccaaagatcgatgtgtctgtttttgtgccagtaccatactgttttgattactacagctttgtagtatattttgaaatctgggataGTGATACCTccgattttgttctttttcaagattactttggctactaAGGGTCTTTACTGGTTCCAcacaagttttaggattattcgagttttgtgaaaaattctgttggtattttgatagggattgcatttgatcaatgattgctttgggtagtatagacattttaacaatatttgctttcccagtctatgagcatggaatatctttccatttttgtgtgtatgtcatctttcatctctttcattgtgtttttatagtttacagagtacaggcctttcacctctttggtgaattttattactaggtatttcaTTATTATTGGTTGTGATTGTGAGTGGGactcttttattaatttctttgttggttCATTAAGTATATAGAattgcaacagatttctgtatatcaGGTTTGtgtcctgtgaccttactgaattcatttattagttctagtagttttttgttggagtctttaaatatatagtatcatgtcatctgcaaatggtgaaagttttacctctttttttccaatatggatgccttttatttctttttctcatctg is drawn from Suricata suricatta isolate VVHF042 unplaced genomic scaffold, meerkat_22Aug2017_6uvM2_HiC HiC_scaffold_27, whole genome shotgun sequence and contains these coding sequences:
- the LOC115284938 gene encoding golgin subfamily B member 1-like isoform X3 translates to MKEAQEEIAFLKLQLQGKKAEGDPEVSDQKEMKQTESEEIPIVSMRILPEDTGQHFSSVPHEESSLPTVDKEEQMTTKHQNRTSEEISINDTEIELKSTKQDDVDKSPSAMPGICQCHQDELERLKRQISELEISSHKAEEIYEENLDEKAKEISNLTQLIDEFRKNADDTNSAFTALSEERDQLLSQVKELSVVTELRAQVQQLEASLAEAERQRRLDYESQTTHHNLLTEQIHSLSIEAKSKDVKIEVLQNELDGVQLQFSEQSALTKSLQSQLQKKENEVLEGEERVRDISNKMEELSQALSQKELEIAKMDQLLLEKKRDVEALRQTIMEKDQQVTEISFSMTEKMVQLNEEKFSLGIEIKTLKEQLNLLSRAEEAKKEQVEEDKEVVSGLKQNYDELSPAGLLSKEELQHELDLVKKESEQRKRKLQAALINRKELLQRVSRLEEELAKVKDESMKEIPLNESEKREIGEDKESKEDSEKCVTAKCQEIEISLKQIISEKEVELEHVRKDLEEKVAAEEELQAVIKQMNQNLQEKTNQIDLLQEKIIENQAVIQKLTTGNKDVGNGDSAAPVKETVVISPPAIGSGEHWKPELEEKVLDLEKEKEQLQKKLQEVLTSRKAILQKAQEKERHLKEELKQQKDDYNRLRDQFDEQKKENEDIGDQLRQLQIQVKESVDRKLLDIDQQDPDSPTQSLKETLFIGTEQQPSQPISESDLLSHPRDGDALQGGTSVAQIKTQLKEKEAQKEELELKICSVTSELTKKSEEVFQLQEQINKQDLEIQSLQTASHEAEAHAESLRQKLESSQLEIAGLEHLRELQPKLDELQKLLSRKEEEGRCLSGQLSEKQEALTKVQTEIMEQEDLIKALHTQLEMQAKEHDEKIKQLQVELCEMKQKPEEIGEESKAKQQIQRKLQAALISRKEALKENRSLQEELSLARETIEHLTKSLADVESQVSAQNKEKDTFLGKLALLQEERDKLITEMDRSLMENQSLNGSCESLKLALEDLTEDKENLVKEVESLKCSKIAESAEWQEKHKELQKEYEILLQSYENVSNEAERIQHVVETVRQEKQELYGKLRSTEANKKETEKQLQEAEQEMEEMKEKMRKFAKSKQQKILELEEENDRLRAEVHSGGGTSNDDVEALLSSNSNLKEELERVKTEYKTLSKEFGALMAEKDSLCEEVRDLKHQVEGTVSKQANLEATEKHNQRDTIEGATQSVLGETNESLNMSTRPEYSESILSEKSDKKPDENENVSSHDEISNYLQHIDQLKERIDELEEEKQKEREFSQTLQNERNALQSQISTKDGELKVLQEEITRINLSNQQMQEELARVTKLKETAEEEKDDLEERLMNQLAELNGSIGNYYQDVTDAQIKNELLESEMQNLKKCVSELEEEKQQLVKEKTKVESEIRKEYMEKIQGAQKEPGNKSHAKELQELLKEKQQEVKQLQKDCIRYQEKISALERTVKALEFVQTESQKDLEITKENLAQANEHCKKAETELASFKVLLDDTQSEAARVLADNLKLKKELQSNKESVKSQMKQKDEDLERRLEQVEEKHLKEKKNMQEKLDALRREKVHLEETFGEIQITLNKKDNEVKQLQENLDSTVAQLAAFTKSMSSLQDDRDRVIDEAKKWERKFSDAIQTKEEEIRLKEENCSVLKDQLRQMSIHMEELKINISRLEHDKQIWESKAQTEVQLQQRVCDTLQGENKELLSQLEETRHLYHSSQNELAKLESELKILRDQSTDLNNSLEKCKENKENLEGIIKQQEADIQNCKFSYEQLETDLQASRQLTSKLHEEISMKEQKIISLLSAKEQEIQVAVAELHQQHNKEIKELENLLSQEEEENIVLEEENKKAVDKTNKLMETLKTIKKENLQQKAQLNSFIKSMSSLQDDRDRIVGDYQQLEERHLSVILEKDQLIQEAAAENNKLKEEIRCLRSHMDDLNSENAKLDAELIQYREDLNQVISRKDCQQKQLLEAQLQQNKELKSECAKLEGKLKESEEAEADLRRSTLALEEEKQGLSREIESLNTSISQLKRQLAALQEEGTLGIFQAELKVKEEEVQKLSTTLSSSQKRITELEKELVCVQKEAAKKVGEIEDKLKKELKHLHHDAGIMRNETETAEERVAELARDLVEMEQKLLTVTKENKDLTAQIQSFGRSMNSLQNSRDHANEELDELKKKYDASLKELAQLREEQGLLSRERDALVSKAALSTNSTEDSSLPHLEKLNQQLLSKDKQLLHLSSQLEDSYNQVQSFSKAMASLQNERDHLLNELQKFRKSEEGKQRSAAQPATSPAEVLSLKKAMSSLQNDRDRLRYLVLLIPEPFEDSTD